One Algoriphagus sp. Y33 genomic window, GGGATTACATCAATTTGGATGTATTGCTTTCTCTACAGCAGCCCAAAACCTCTTTCAAGGACGAAAAGATCTTTATCATCTATCATCAGATCACCGAGTTGTATTTTAAGCTGATTATATCTGAAATGGAGCAAATTGCAGAGGAACAGCCTATTACAGAGAAGTATTTTCTGGCTAAGCTGGAGCGGATCAATATGTACTTTGACCATCTTATCAGTTCGTTTGCGATGATGTGGAAAGGCATGGAGCAGGAGCAGTTTCTTAAATTCAGAATGTCTCTGCTTCCTTCCAGTGGATTTCAAAGTGCCCAATATAGAGAGATAGAATTGATGGCTGCAGATGCCTTCAATCTGGTGGCATTGGACAAGCGTACCGATCCTGATTTCCATACGCCTACAGATGAGATTTTTGAAAACCTGTATTGGCAACAGGGTGCAATCGAATTGGCAACGGGGGAGAAGACGCTTACATTAAAAAACTTTGAAGCCAAATACAGCAAGAAATTGATGGATTTAATGGATGGCTATCGGCGCAAAAATTTATGGCAGCGCTACATCGATGTGCCTAACCCCACAGAGGAGTTGACTGAATCTATGAAGCAGTTTGATCTAAAGGCAAATGTCTTTTGGCCCCTTGCCCACTACAAGTCAGCTGTACGTTTTCTGCAAAGAGACCCTGTGGATATCGCAGCTACGGGTGGCACCAACTGGCAGAAATATCTTCCTCCGCGTTTTCAAAAAGTGATTTTCTACCCGGAATTATGGTCAGAATCTGAGCGGGAAGAGTGGGGAAAAGGATGGGTGGTGAAGGAGATTTTTAGGGAAGAGTAGTTTTTGGGAGTAGCAGCACGCTAGTATTAAGTAGCAAGATGTTGGATAAAGGCATAATTTGAAGGGCGAATCTATGTTATTGAGGCAATTTCGGTTTTGCCGTCAATCCTCTAAAGTAAAGAAACTATGGTTACTGGCATCATAGAGGAAAACCATGTGTTTTATTAAGTATATCCGGCTAAGCATAAGGAAAGAGCGCAGAACTAGGATTTGGCTTTTACTTGTGGAGTGACAAATTGAGAAGTTTGACAACGATCATTCGTTAATTGGAAGTATTGGCCGATGTATCCTCAAAACTCGAGTTACCCGCTTCTTACTTTTTCTTTCTTTGGAGGTGAAATAGCGGAAAAACCTAAAATTTTACCTCAAACTGATTCTTCTGCGAGGATAAATTTCTGATTCCAGAATTTTACTGGCATCTTGGCCTGTATGGTTAATCCATCTCAAACGCATGATGAATGAGTAAGAAAAATCCAGTAAAGGAAGTCAGTTTAGCCCGTAGTCTCTTTACGCTTGCCTGGCCGATTATTATGGCCAATATCCTCCAAACAGCTTATCAGTTAATCGATACGTTTTGGCTGGGAAGATTGGGCGCAAATGCTGTGGCTGCGGTAAGTATCAGCTTTCCTATTTTGTTTCTTGTGCTCTCTTTGGGTGCAGGACTTACACTTGCCGGAACAGTGATCGTGTCGCAGTTCAAGGGTGCAAATGATAAAAAAATGATTGATTTCGCAGCTTCACAAACTGTGGTTATTGTCTTTTTGATTTCAATTCTCTTAGCATTTTTGGGATACGCAGTAGCATCGCCCTTGATGAATTTGGTGGGAGCAGGGCCGGAGATATTGAATGACTCGGTTACTTACTTTCAGGTTTCCTCATTCGGTTTTGTCTTTCTCTTTATGTTTTTCGTCTTTCAATCCTTGATGAGGGGAATTGGAAATGTGCTACTCCCGATGTACATCGTATTTGGGACGGTTCTTTTGAATCTGGTTCTGGATCCCCTATTTATTTTTGGTTACGGAAGCATAGAAGGCTATGGGGTGGCAGGAGCAGCTATAGCCAGCATTATCACGCAAGGTTTGTCCGCAGCAGCAGGTTTGTTTATTCTGTTTCGAGGCAAACAGGGAATTAAGATCAGATTGAGCAGCATGAAGCTTGAATTTCGCTGGGTAAAACGAATGTTTGAATTGGGAATACCTGCGAGCTTGGAGCAATCCTCCAGAGCCGCAGCTATGACTGTGATGGTCATGCTCGTGACGAGTTTTGGAAGCGAGATAGTTGCTGCCTATGGAATAGGGGCTAGAATTCTAAGTTTGGTCATAGTACCATCCATTGGGATGGGAATAGCTACTACCACGTTGGTGGGTCAAAACATCGGAGCAGGGCAAATCAAACGTGCGGAAAAAATAGGAGATCTAAGTGTTAAAATAGCCTTCTTTGGATTGACAGGAATTGGCTTACTGCTTTTTGTTTTCGCAGAAAAGTTAACTGCTTTCTTTGTTCCAAATGATCCTCAAGTCATAAAGGACGGAGCGAGATTCATCCGGATTATGAGTTTGAGTTTTGGGCTTTTGGGAGTGCAACAGGTGCTGAATGGTGTGTTTAACGGCACCCGATTTACCCAAGCTTCCATGCTCATATCCATCTTTAGTCTTTGGATGGTTCGCTTTCCTGTAGCATTCGTGCTTTCTGCCAAAACAGATCTGAGCTTTGAGGGAATTTGGTGGGCATTTCCAATTTCTAATCTAATCGCAGCCATGGTTGCCTTTGCATATTACAAAACCGGATACTGGAAAATCCGAACCTTCCGACATAGAAATGAATGGATGGAATCGGGCTTGGGGTAAATGTAGCTTTCTCCTGTAATTTAGCTTTATTAAATCGAGCATGTCGAAGACGACACACAGTGGGATGATTATAAACCGTGCGAGATTCCATGTGGCCAATAGAAAACAATTATAAACACATGAAATTACACAATTGTAAGAATTACAAAGAGATGAGTCTACTGGGAGCTGAGCTTGTGCATGCCGAAGTGGAGATCAATCCCGATTTACTTTTTTGCGCCGCAAGTGGCAATTCTCCTGCTGGACTGTATGAATTGATGGCAGAGAAGCATGCTGATTCACCTAGCTTTTTTGATTGGATGAAAGTGATCAAACTCGATGAGTGGGTTGGGCTAACAAATGATTCAACCTTTACTTCGGAGTATGACATTCAGGAGAAGCTGTTGAAAAAGTTGGGAATCCGAGGCGATCGATACATTTCTTTCGAAGTGGAAACCCAGGATTCAGAGTCTGAATGCGATAGAATTCAGGATGAAATAGATGATCATCATGGAATAGATATCTGTATTCTGGGAATAGGGATCAATGGGCATATTGCTCTAAATGAACCTGCCGAATTCCTCCAACCTGATTGCCATGTAGCCAAACTTCATCCCGTGACTTTGGTAAGTGGGATGATTGAAAAAGTTGGGATTCCTCTCACTGAAGGTATGACCTTAGGTGTGGGAAATATTATGAACTCCAAAATGGTTATTCTCTTTGTCACGGGAAAAGGCAAAAAAACAGCTTTGGATTTACTTATGGAAGGAAAAATAAGAACAGATTTGCCGGCATCTCTACTTTGGTTGCATCCGAATGTTCATGTGATCGTGGATAGGAAGTCGGTGCATTGAGAAATCCCTATACCCGCAAAGATGGCACTAGTCAAAATTCCTTTGTTCACCCTGTCAGGTGACCGAAGCGGCCTTAGCGAT contains:
- a CDS encoding tryptophan 2,3-dioxygenase family protein, whose translation is MEESQFDPKILDKIELLQKKFKASGQDMLSYLEGLLYSDYLTYWDYINLDVLLSLQQPKTSFKDEKIFIIYHQITELYFKLIISEMEQIAEEQPITEKYFLAKLERINMYFDHLISSFAMMWKGMEQEQFLKFRMSLLPSSGFQSAQYREIELMAADAFNLVALDKRTDPDFHTPTDEIFENLYWQQGAIELATGEKTLTLKNFEAKYSKKLMDLMDGYRRKNLWQRYIDVPNPTEELTESMKQFDLKANVFWPLAHYKSAVRFLQRDPVDIAATGGTNWQKYLPPRFQKVIFYPELWSESEREEWGKGWVVKEIFREE
- a CDS encoding MATE family efflux transporter, with the translated sequence MSKKNPVKEVSLARSLFTLAWPIIMANILQTAYQLIDTFWLGRLGANAVAAVSISFPILFLVLSLGAGLTLAGTVIVSQFKGANDKKMIDFAASQTVVIVFLISILLAFLGYAVASPLMNLVGAGPEILNDSVTYFQVSSFGFVFLFMFFVFQSLMRGIGNVLLPMYIVFGTVLLNLVLDPLFIFGYGSIEGYGVAGAAIASIITQGLSAAAGLFILFRGKQGIKIRLSSMKLEFRWVKRMFELGIPASLEQSSRAAAMTVMVMLVTSFGSEIVAAYGIGARILSLVIVPSIGMGIATTTLVGQNIGAGQIKRAEKIGDLSVKIAFFGLTGIGLLLFVFAEKLTAFFVPNDPQVIKDGARFIRIMSLSFGLLGVQQVLNGVFNGTRFTQASMLISIFSLWMVRFPVAFVLSAKTDLSFEGIWWAFPISNLIAAMVAFAYYKTGYWKIRTFRHRNEWMESGLG
- a CDS encoding 6-phosphogluconolactonase, which gives rise to MKLHNCKNYKEMSLLGAELVHAEVEINPDLLFCAASGNSPAGLYELMAEKHADSPSFFDWMKVIKLDEWVGLTNDSTFTSEYDIQEKLLKKLGIRGDRYISFEVETQDSESECDRIQDEIDDHHGIDICILGIGINGHIALNEPAEFLQPDCHVAKLHPVTLVSGMIEKVGIPLTEGMTLGVGNIMNSKMVILFVTGKGKKTALDLLMEGKIRTDLPASLLWLHPNVHVIVDRKSVH